A single region of the Paraburkholderia sprentiae WSM5005 genome encodes:
- a CDS encoding lysozyme inhibitor LprI family protein: MARVKLLPGLPVIGRWPRGAGALLFALAAGTVAFGGIASPAAHAEVAAADPIDASMRACLARADMSTTMGQVQCMDNARIGWKTAVDNAYQQLLAKLPPARRRRWEKSQSSWLASRDAEKQLLAAVFATTQGSTYVLSEADMQLQPVRDRALALRGALADASGPMPRRPRACNADARCEHAMFDLNRYYRVLESKMPAQSRPTLARAQRAWRAYLTASTPLVDEHGRIDIIGARVATIKRLSETAGNH, from the coding sequence ATGGCGCGGGTGAAGCTCCTGCCGGGCCTGCCAGTTATCGGGCGCTGGCCGCGCGGGGCCGGCGCGCTGCTCTTCGCGCTGGCGGCCGGCACCGTGGCGTTCGGCGGCATCGCGAGTCCGGCCGCGCATGCCGAGGTGGCCGCCGCCGATCCGATCGACGCGTCGATGCGCGCATGTCTCGCACGCGCCGACATGTCGACGACGATGGGGCAGGTGCAGTGCATGGACAATGCGCGCATCGGCTGGAAGACCGCGGTCGATAACGCGTATCAGCAGTTGCTCGCGAAGCTGCCGCCCGCGCGGCGCAGGCGGTGGGAAAAGAGCCAGTCGAGCTGGCTCGCGTCGCGCGATGCCGAGAAGCAGTTGCTCGCCGCGGTGTTCGCCACGACCCAGGGTTCGACGTACGTGCTTTCCGAAGCGGACATGCAACTGCAGCCGGTGCGCGACCGCGCGCTCGCGCTGCGCGGCGCGCTTGCCGATGCGAGCGGACCGATGCCGCGCCGGCCGCGCGCGTGCAACGCCGATGCGCGTTGCGAACACGCGATGTTCGACCTGAACCGCTATTACCGTGTACTCGAATCGAAGATGCCGGCGCAATCGCGCCCGACGCTCGCGCGCGCGCAACGCGCATGGCGCGCGTATCTGACCGCGTCGACGCCGCTGGTCGACGAGCACGGACGTATCGACATCATCGGCGCGCGCGTCGCGACGATCAAGCGGCTTTCCGAAACGGCCGGTAACCACTGA
- a CDS encoding bestrophin family protein — MIVRPHLHWFRMLLAWRGSVLPQLLPRLLLIFFISIIALAAHDHLLPVSLNLNTTAPFSLVGIALAVFLGFRNNASYDRWWEARKLWGQLLNESRSLTRQALTLPSRELPKEDAATFLAILNALPHALRHQLRRTDARDDLAARLPGALFERVMASRYKPATLMLCLGEWVQRAARAGALDPMTVLAFDRNLNGLSDVIGGCERIASTPLPFAYSVMIHRTVYFFCASLPFGLVDSIGIFTPVFAVFVAYTFMAHEAIASQLEEPFGTDDNDLALNTMSAVIEDAMRDLRGEPELAPPRPREDSYRWD; from the coding sequence ATGATCGTTCGCCCGCACCTCCACTGGTTTCGCATGCTGCTCGCGTGGCGCGGCTCGGTGCTGCCGCAGTTGCTGCCGCGGCTCTTGCTGATCTTCTTCATCTCGATCATTGCGCTCGCCGCACACGATCATCTGCTGCCCGTCAGCCTGAACCTGAACACGACCGCGCCGTTCTCGCTGGTCGGCATTGCGCTTGCGGTATTCCTCGGCTTTCGCAACAACGCGAGCTACGACCGCTGGTGGGAAGCGCGCAAGCTGTGGGGGCAGTTGCTCAATGAATCGCGCTCGCTGACGCGCCAGGCGCTGACCTTGCCGTCGCGCGAGTTGCCGAAAGAAGATGCCGCCACGTTTCTGGCGATACTGAACGCGCTGCCGCATGCGCTGCGCCATCAGTTGCGCAGGACCGATGCGCGCGACGATCTGGCCGCGCGCTTGCCCGGCGCGCTGTTCGAACGCGTGATGGCGTCGCGCTACAAGCCGGCCACGCTGATGCTGTGCCTCGGCGAATGGGTGCAGCGCGCGGCCCGCGCGGGCGCGCTCGATCCGATGACGGTGCTCGCGTTCGACCGCAATCTGAACGGACTGTCGGATGTGATCGGCGGCTGCGAGCGCATCGCCTCGACGCCGCTGCCGTTCGCTTATTCGGTGATGATCCACCGCACCGTGTACTTCTTCTGCGCGTCGCTGCCGTTCGGGCTCGTCGACAGCATCGGCATTTTCACGCCGGTGTTCGCAGTGTTCGTCGCGTACACGTTCATGGCGCACGAAGCGATCGCGTCGCAGCTCGAAGAACCGTTCGGTACCGACGACAACGACCTCGCGCTCAACACGATGTCCGCGGTGATCGAGGATGCAATGCGCGATCTGCGCGGGGAGCCGGAGCTCGCCCCGCCACGCCCGCGCGAAGACAGCTATCGATGGGATTGA
- a CDS encoding bifunctional transcriptional regulator/glucokinase, producing the protein MSTGVQTKAVPGAGQHADGPRLLADIGGTNARFALETGPGEIGSVQVYPCADYPSVADVINTYLKDTKIGRVNHAAIAIANPVDGDQVSMTNHDWSFSIEATRRALGFDTLLVVNDFTALAMALPGLTDAQRVQVGGGQRRPNSVIGLLGPGTGMGVSGLIPADDRWIALGSEGGHATFAPADEREDIVLQYARKKWSHVSFERVAAGPGIEVIYRALAGRDKKRVAASVDTADVVKRALDGEPLAAESVDVFCGILGTFAGNIAVTLGALGGIYIGGGVVPRLGEFFARSSFRKRFEAKGRFEAYLQNVPTYVITAEYPAFLGVSAILAEQLSNRAGGSSSAVFERIRQMRDALTPAERRVADLALNHPRSIINDPIVDIARKADVSQPTVIRFCRSLGCQGLSDFKLKLATGLTGTIPVSHSQVHLGDTATDFGAKVLDNTVSAILQLREHLNFEHVERAIDLLNGARRIEFYGLGNSNIVAQDAHYKFFRFGIPTIAYGDLYMQAASAALLGKGDVIVAVSKSGRAPELLRVLDVAMQAGAQVIAITSSNTPLAKRATVALETDHIEIRESQLSMISRILHLVMIDILAVGVAIRRAVPSDDVAETVEKARDGADDDATAVLDWLSHGAASSARD; encoded by the coding sequence ATGTCTACTGGTGTGCAAACTAAAGCGGTACCGGGCGCGGGCCAGCACGCCGACGGACCGAGGCTGCTGGCCGACATCGGCGGCACCAATGCGCGCTTCGCGCTCGAGACCGGCCCCGGCGAAATCGGCTCGGTGCAGGTCTATCCTTGCGCCGACTACCCGAGTGTCGCCGACGTCATCAACACGTATCTGAAGGACACGAAGATCGGCCGCGTCAATCATGCGGCGATCGCCATTGCGAACCCGGTCGACGGCGACCAGGTGAGCATGACCAATCACGACTGGAGCTTTTCGATCGAAGCGACGCGCCGCGCGCTTGGCTTCGACACGCTGCTCGTCGTCAACGACTTCACCGCGCTCGCGATGGCGTTGCCCGGCCTCACCGACGCGCAGCGCGTGCAGGTGGGCGGCGGCCAGCGCCGGCCGAACAGCGTGATCGGCCTGCTCGGCCCCGGCACCGGCATGGGCGTGTCGGGTCTGATCCCCGCCGACGACCGCTGGATCGCGCTCGGCAGCGAAGGCGGCCACGCCACGTTCGCGCCCGCCGACGAGCGTGAAGATATCGTGCTGCAGTACGCGCGCAAGAAGTGGTCGCACGTGTCGTTCGAACGGGTGGCCGCGGGTCCGGGCATCGAGGTCATCTATCGCGCGCTCGCGGGCCGCGACAAGAAGCGCGTGGCGGCCAGCGTCGACACGGCCGACGTCGTCAAGCGCGCGCTCGATGGCGAGCCGCTCGCGGCCGAATCGGTCGACGTGTTCTGCGGCATTCTCGGCACCTTCGCCGGCAATATCGCGGTGACGCTCGGCGCGCTCGGCGGCATCTACATCGGCGGCGGCGTCGTGCCACGTCTCGGCGAGTTCTTCGCACGCTCGTCGTTCCGCAAGCGCTTCGAGGCGAAGGGCCGCTTCGAGGCGTATCTGCAGAACGTGCCGACCTATGTGATCACCGCCGAATATCCGGCGTTTCTCGGCGTATCGGCGATTCTCGCGGAGCAGTTGTCGAACCGCGCGGGCGGCAGCTCCTCGGCGGTGTTCGAGCGGATTCGCCAGATGCGCGACGCGCTGACGCCGGCCGAGCGCCGCGTTGCCGATCTCGCGCTGAACCATCCGCGTTCGATCATCAACGATCCGATCGTCGACATCGCGCGCAAGGCCGACGTCAGTCAGCCGACCGTGATCCGCTTCTGCCGCTCGCTCGGCTGCCAGGGGTTGTCGGATTTCAAGCTGAAGCTCGCGACCGGTTTGACCGGCACGATTCCGGTGAGCCACAGCCAGGTGCATCTCGGCGACACCGCGACCGACTTCGGCGCGAAGGTGCTCGACAACACCGTGTCCGCGATCTTGCAGTTGCGCGAGCATCTGAACTTCGAGCACGTGGAGCGCGCCATCGACCTGCTGAACGGCGCGCGGCGCATCGAGTTCTACGGGCTCGGCAATTCGAACATCGTCGCGCAGGACGCGCATTACAAGTTCTTCCGCTTCGGCATTCCGACCATCGCGTACGGCGATCTGTACATGCAGGCGGCCTCGGCCGCACTGCTCGGCAAGGGCGACGTGATCGTCGCGGTGTCGAAGTCGGGGCGCGCGCCCGAGCTGCTGCGCGTGCTCGACGTCGCGATGCAGGCCGGCGCGCAGGTGATCGCGATCACGTCGAGCAATACACCGCTCGCGAAGCGCGCGACCGTCGCGCTGGAAACCGATCACATCGAGATTCGCGAGTCGCAGCTGTCGATGATCTCGCGCATCCTGCACCTCGTGATGATCGACATCCTCGCGGTCGGGGTGGCGATTCGCCGCGCGGTGCCGAGCGACGACGTCGCCGAGACGGTCGAAAAAGCGCGCGACGGCGCTGACGACGACGCGACCGCCGTACTCGACTGGCTCAGCCACGGCGCGGCTTCGTCGGCGCGCGACTGA
- the pgl gene encoding 6-phosphogluconolactonase produces the protein MIELHAFDDQRAQSDALAKAVGDALHASLAAQAAGTGTSTPLARPAMLAVSGGSSPRPFLQTLSTQAFDWPRIAITLVDDRWVPETDSASNAQLARATLLQNAAQHASFWPLVDTTQDLHAHVAALNADARFAAVPDVAVLGMGEDGHTASIFADAPEWDHAIATTERFVAVHPGAAPHARVSWSLSALKDVKHLFLLIAGPRKLDVLNAASAVLQKNAISQLANDKGVRLDVYWCAN, from the coding sequence GTGATCGAGCTTCACGCTTTCGACGACCAGCGCGCGCAATCCGACGCGCTGGCGAAAGCGGTGGGCGACGCGCTACATGCGTCGCTTGCCGCACAGGCGGCCGGCACCGGCACGTCAACCCCGCTCGCGCGCCCGGCCATGCTGGCCGTGTCCGGCGGCAGCAGTCCGCGTCCGTTCCTCCAAACGTTGTCGACGCAAGCCTTCGACTGGCCCCGTATCGCGATCACGCTGGTCGACGACCGCTGGGTGCCGGAGACGGACAGCGCGAGCAACGCACAGCTCGCGCGCGCCACCTTGCTGCAGAACGCCGCGCAACACGCGAGCTTCTGGCCACTCGTCGACACGACGCAGGATCTGCACGCGCACGTCGCCGCGCTAAACGCGGATGCGCGCTTTGCCGCGGTGCCCGACGTCGCGGTGCTGGGCATGGGCGAAGACGGCCACACCGCGTCGATCTTCGCCGACGCGCCCGAATGGGATCACGCGATCGCCACAACCGAGCGTTTCGTCGCCGTGCATCCGGGCGCGGCGCCGCACGCGCGCGTGAGCTGGTCGCTGTCCGCGCTGAAGGACGTGAAGCATCTGTTTCTGCTGATCGCAGGACCGCGCAAGCTGGACGTGCTCAACGCCGCGTCCGCTGTGCTACAAAAAAATGCCATCTCGCAGCTGGCAAACGACAAGGGAGTGAGACTCGATGTCTACTGGTGTGCAAACTAA
- the zwf gene encoding glucose-6-phosphate dehydrogenase: MQTDSSFTFVLFGGTGDLSMRKILPALFEAHRAGGMLADSGKIVAVARHVADRGEYLQWVDEHVKPHASKNGVDEAAWTSFLARIELVKIDLGNPEDFAQLRDAIQDMPGIRVFYLATGPSLFVPICHALAAVGLNHNARIVLEKPLGYDLKSSNAINDAVGEIFAEEQIYRIDHYLGKEPVQNLLALRFGNALFEPLWRREWVESIQITIAEELGVEARGDFYDNTGALRDMVQNHLLQLLAIVAMEPPHSMDSDSVRDEKLRVLRALKPIDPHEIGKVAVRGQYHSGVIRGNAVPAYATEHGVKPDSSTETFVALKVEIENWRWAGVPFFLRTGKRLADRVAEIVVNFRAVPHSALGASALRAGANRLVIRLQPNETIRLYCLAKQPGEGMNLASVYLDLAFDRFFREAQMEAYQRLLLDVINGRLALFVRRDEQEAAWRWVEPILNEWKASTKLPKPYAAGTWGPAAASAMLAQHGTCWLEEEN, translated from the coding sequence ATGCAAACCGACTCAAGCTTCACCTTCGTTCTCTTCGGCGGAACCGGCGATCTGTCGATGCGCAAGATCCTGCCCGCACTGTTCGAGGCGCACCGCGCGGGCGGCATGCTCGCCGACAGCGGCAAGATCGTCGCGGTAGCGCGGCACGTGGCCGATCGTGGCGAGTACCTGCAATGGGTGGACGAGCACGTCAAGCCGCATGCGTCGAAGAACGGCGTCGACGAAGCCGCATGGACGAGCTTCCTCGCGCGCATCGAGTTGGTGAAGATCGATCTCGGCAATCCGGAAGATTTCGCGCAACTGCGCGACGCCATCCAGGATATGCCCGGCATTCGGGTGTTCTATCTGGCGACCGGCCCGTCGCTGTTTGTGCCGATCTGCCATGCGCTCGCCGCGGTGGGTCTGAACCACAACGCGCGCATCGTGCTCGAGAAGCCGCTCGGCTACGATCTGAAGTCGTCGAACGCAATCAATGATGCAGTCGGCGAAATCTTCGCGGAAGAACAGATCTACCGGATCGACCATTATCTCGGCAAGGAGCCGGTGCAGAACCTGCTCGCGCTGCGCTTCGGCAATGCGCTGTTCGAGCCGCTGTGGCGTCGCGAGTGGGTCGAGAGCATCCAGATCACAATCGCCGAGGAACTCGGCGTCGAAGCGCGTGGCGATTTCTACGACAATACCGGCGCGCTGCGCGACATGGTGCAGAACCACCTGTTGCAGCTGCTGGCGATCGTTGCGATGGAGCCGCCCCACTCGATGGATTCCGACTCGGTGCGCGACGAAAAACTGCGCGTGCTGCGCGCGCTTAAACCGATCGATCCGCACGAAATCGGCAAGGTCGCGGTGCGCGGCCAGTATCATTCGGGCGTGATCCGTGGCAACGCAGTGCCGGCTTACGCGACCGAGCACGGCGTGAAGCCGGACAGCTCGACCGAGACGTTCGTCGCGCTGAAGGTCGAGATCGAGAACTGGCGCTGGGCCGGCGTGCCGTTTTTCCTTCGCACGGGCAAGCGGCTCGCCGATCGCGTCGCCGAGATCGTCGTTAATTTCCGTGCGGTGCCGCATTCGGCGCTCGGCGCATCGGCGCTGCGTGCGGGCGCGAATCGTCTCGTGATCCGTCTGCAGCCGAACGAGACGATTCGCCTGTACTGTCTCGCGAAGCAGCCCGGCGAGGGCATGAACCTCGCGAGCGTGTACCTCGATCTCGCGTTCGACCGGTTCTTCCGCGAAGCCCAGATGGAGGCCTATCAGCGGCTGCTGCTCGACGTGATCAACGGCCGCCTCGCGCTGTTCGTGCGGCGCGACGAACAGGAAGCCGCATGGCGCTGGGTCGAACCCATCCTGAACGAATGGAAGGCGTCGACCAAGCTGCCCAAGCCGTACGCGGCAGGCACGTGGGGACCGGCCGCGGCGAGCGCGATGCTCGCCCAGCACGGCACCTGCTGGCTCGAGGAAGAGAATTGA
- a CDS encoding ABC transporter substrate-binding protein, with protein sequence MKFRAIMGALCAAGLMCGVSAVQAAESIEVLHWWTSGGESKAVGVLKDDMTKQGYTWKDFAVAGGAGAAAMTALKTQVISGNAPSAAQIKGPLIQDWASQGVLVPIDSVAGDWKKNLPPEIDKIMHADGHYVAAPFSVHRVNWLYINKAALDKAGGKVPTTWPEFFAVADKMKAAGIQPIAMGGQPWQDLTLWEDVVLSQGADFYKKALVDLDEKTLTSEKMVGVFDTVRKIQGYFDAGRTGRDWNLATAMVINGKAGMQFMGDWAKGEFTNAGKKSGTDYICAVVPNTDKAYTFNVDSFVFFQQKGQKAATPGQLALAKTIMSPQFQEQFSLYKGSIPVRLGVPMDKFDDCAKKSYADEQVAIKAGGYVPSLAHGMAQPDAAAGAISDVVTKFMNSQEDSKTAVQALAKAAKTK encoded by the coding sequence ATGAAATTTCGCGCGATCATGGGCGCTCTGTGCGCTGCGGGTCTGATGTGTGGCGTGTCGGCCGTGCAGGCTGCCGAGTCGATCGAAGTGCTGCACTGGTGGACTTCGGGCGGCGAATCCAAGGCCGTCGGCGTCCTCAAGGACGACATGACGAAGCAGGGTTACACGTGGAAGGACTTCGCGGTCGCGGGCGGCGCTGGCGCGGCGGCCATGACGGCATTGAAAACGCAGGTGATCTCGGGCAACGCGCCGAGCGCCGCTCAGATCAAGGGTCCGCTGATCCAGGACTGGGCTTCGCAGGGCGTGCTGGTGCCGATCGATTCGGTTGCGGGCGACTGGAAAAAGAATCTGCCGCCGGAAATCGACAAGATCATGCACGCGGACGGCCACTATGTCGCCGCGCCTTTCTCGGTGCACCGCGTGAACTGGCTGTACATCAACAAGGCAGCGCTCGACAAGGCAGGCGGCAAGGTGCCGACCACGTGGCCTGAGTTCTTCGCGGTGGCCGACAAGATGAAGGCCGCGGGCATCCAGCCGATCGCGATGGGCGGCCAGCCGTGGCAAGACCTGACGCTGTGGGAAGACGTTGTGCTGTCGCAGGGCGCGGACTTCTACAAGAAGGCGCTCGTCGACCTCGACGAGAAGACGCTGACCTCGGAAAAGATGGTTGGCGTGTTCGACACGGTCCGCAAGATCCAGGGCTACTTCGACGCGGGCCGCACGGGCCGCGACTGGAACCTGGCAACGGCCATGGTCATCAACGGCAAGGCCGGCATGCAGTTCATGGGCGACTGGGCGAAGGGCGAGTTCACCAACGCCGGCAAGAAGTCGGGCACCGACTACATCTGCGCCGTGGTGCCGAACACGGACAAGGCCTATACGTTCAACGTAGACTCGTTCGTGTTCTTCCAGCAGAAGGGCCAGAAGGCCGCGACCCCGGGCCAGCTCGCGCTCGCAAAGACGATCATGTCGCCGCAGTTCCAGGAACAGTTCAGCCTCTACAAGGGCTCGATCCCGGTGCGTCTCGGCGTGCCGATGGACAAGTTCGACGACTGCGCGAAGAAGTCGTACGCGGATGAGCAGGTCGCGATCAAGGCTGGCGGTTATGTGCCGTCGCTCGCTCACGGCATGGCTCAGCCGGATGCCGCGGCAGGCGCGATCTCCGACGTCGTCACGAAGTTCATGAACTCGCAGGAAGATTCGAAGACCGCGGTTCAGGCACTCGCGAAGGCAGCGAAGACCAAGTAA
- a CDS encoding carbohydrate ABC transporter permease, producing the protein MTASISGNGKTATVARRTSPMAALADRYIPKLVLAPSVVISLIFVYGFIAITGYLSLSTSRLMPRWEFAGLERYRELFQNDVFWTSAANLGWFGIPFIGICIGLGLLLAILLDQQIRNEGALRAVFLYPMALSFIVTGTAWQWILTPSIGIEKVFHDWGWTSFSFNWLGDPDKAIFCIVIAAVWQSTGFVMALFLAGLRGVDSEIFKAAQMDGANLPTIYRKIVIPSMRPVFFSVLLILCHITIKTFDLVVALTAGGPGTSSSLPAIFMYTFSFNRGQLGVGAASSIMMLATVVAVLVPLMYMESRSTRNAA; encoded by the coding sequence GTGACTGCTTCCATCAGCGGGAACGGGAAAACGGCCACCGTCGCCCGCCGCACGTCGCCCATGGCGGCCCTTGCCGATCGCTATATTCCGAAGCTGGTGCTCGCACCCAGCGTCGTCATCAGCCTGATCTTCGTGTATGGCTTTATCGCAATCACCGGCTATCTGTCGCTGTCTACGTCGCGGCTGATGCCTCGTTGGGAGTTCGCGGGCCTCGAGCGCTATCGCGAGCTGTTCCAGAACGACGTGTTCTGGACCTCGGCCGCGAACCTCGGCTGGTTTGGCATTCCGTTCATCGGTATCTGCATCGGGCTGGGTCTGCTGCTCGCGATCCTGCTCGATCAGCAGATCCGCAACGAAGGCGCGCTGCGCGCCGTGTTCCTGTATCCGATGGCGCTGTCGTTCATCGTGACCGGCACCGCGTGGCAATGGATTCTGACGCCGAGCATCGGCATCGAGAAGGTGTTTCACGACTGGGGCTGGACGAGCTTCTCGTTCAACTGGCTGGGCGATCCGGACAAGGCGATCTTCTGTATCGTGATCGCGGCGGTCTGGCAGTCCACCGGCTTCGTGATGGCGCTGTTTCTCGCCGGTTTGCGCGGCGTCGACAGCGAAATCTTCAAGGCCGCGCAGATGGACGGCGCGAACCTGCCGACCATCTACCGCAAGATCGTGATTCCGAGCATGCGGCCGGTGTTCTTCTCCGTACTGCTGATTCTTTGCCATATCACCATCAAGACGTTCGACCTGGTCGTCGCGCTGACCGCCGGCGGTCCGGGCACGTCGTCGTCGCTGCCGGCCATCTTCATGTACACGTTTTCGTTCAATCGCGGGCAGCTCGGCGTCGGCGCGGCATCGTCGATCATGATGCTCGCCACCGTGGTGGCCGTGCTCGTGCCGCTGATGTATATGGAATCGAGGAGCACCCGCAATGCAGCCTAA
- a CDS encoding carbohydrate ABC transporter permease, which yields MQPKMTISRAVIYAALVLFALYFLFPLYVMLSTSFKDIDQLRTGNLLTPPTSWSVAPWIKAWSGACTGVRCDGMQPFFMNSVRMVIPAVLISSIIGAFNGYVLTHWRFRGADPIFTMLLVGCFIPFQAILLPMARFEGFIGLSNTVSGLVLVHVIYGIAFTTMFFRNFYVSVPAELVKAARIDGAGFFTIFTKILLPVSLPIFMVCLIWQFTQIWNDFLFGIVFSGVDSMPITVALNNLVNTSTGVKEYNVDMAGAIIAALPTLLVYIIAGRYFVRGLTAGAVKG from the coding sequence ATGCAGCCTAAGATGACGATTAGCCGTGCCGTCATTTACGCGGCCCTGGTTCTGTTCGCCCTGTACTTCCTGTTCCCGCTGTACGTGATGCTGTCGACGTCGTTCAAGGACATCGACCAGCTGCGCACCGGCAACCTGCTGACGCCGCCGACCAGCTGGAGTGTCGCGCCGTGGATCAAGGCGTGGAGCGGTGCGTGTACCGGGGTGCGTTGCGACGGCATGCAGCCGTTCTTCATGAACTCGGTGCGCATGGTGATTCCGGCCGTGCTGATTTCGTCGATCATCGGCGCGTTCAACGGCTATGTGCTCACGCACTGGCGTTTTCGCGGCGCCGATCCGATCTTCACGATGCTGCTTGTCGGCTGCTTCATTCCGTTCCAGGCGATCCTGCTGCCGATGGCGCGCTTCGAAGGCTTCATCGGCCTGTCGAACACGGTGAGCGGCCTGGTGCTGGTGCACGTAATCTACGGTATCGCGTTCACGACGATGTTCTTCCGCAACTTCTACGTGAGCGTGCCGGCTGAACTCGTGAAGGCCGCGCGTATCGACGGCGCGGGTTTCTTCACGATCTTCACGAAGATCCTGCTGCCGGTGTCGCTGCCGATCTTCATGGTGTGCCTGATCTGGCAATTCACACAGATCTGGAACGACTTCCTGTTCGGTATCGTGTTCTCCGGCGTCGATTCGATGCCGATCACGGTGGCGCTGAACAACCTCGTGAACACCTCGACCGGCGTGAAGGAATACAACGTGGACATGGCCGGCGCGATCATCGCCGCGCTGCCGACTTTGCTCGTCTACATCATCGCCGGACGTTACTTCGTGCGCGGCCTGACCGCGGGCGCGGTGAAGGGCTAA
- a CDS encoding ABC transporter ATP-binding protein, translating into MASLSIRDVYKTYPNGVPVLKGVNIDIEDGQFLILVGGSGCGKSTLLNMIAGLETVTKGEIQIDGKTVNNLSPKDRDIAMVFQSYALYPSMTVRENISFGLNIRKVPKPEQTQIVERVSNTLQIKHLLDRKPGQLSGGQRQRVAMGRALARDPVMFLFDEPLSNLDAKLRIEMRSEIKLLHQRLGTTIVYVTHDQIEAMTLGDRIAVMKDGIVQQFGAPQDIYDSPSNLFVAGFIGAPPMNFIEGKLVEQGSGVGIELDTGVARKALVLPFDSAKVRSHVGNNVILGLRPERITDARGAHGDDSKLQPVEVKVDVIEPTGPDTLVFAQVNGKRIVSRVHPASNPQPDMNATLLFDASKAVLFDPANEERIA; encoded by the coding sequence ATGGCAAGCCTTTCCATCCGTGACGTGTACAAGACCTACCCGAACGGGGTGCCGGTTCTGAAGGGTGTCAACATCGACATCGAAGACGGCCAGTTCCTGATTCTGGTCGGCGGCTCAGGCTGCGGCAAGTCGACGCTGCTCAACATGATTGCCGGTCTCGAAACCGTGACCAAGGGCGAGATTCAGATCGACGGCAAGACGGTCAACAACCTGTCGCCGAAAGATCGCGACATCGCGATGGTGTTCCAGTCGTACGCGCTCTATCCGTCGATGACGGTGCGCGAGAACATCTCGTTCGGCCTGAATATCCGCAAGGTGCCGAAGCCGGAGCAGACGCAGATCGTCGAGCGCGTGTCGAACACGCTGCAGATCAAGCATCTGCTCGATCGCAAGCCGGGCCAGCTGTCGGGCGGCCAGCGTCAGCGCGTCGCGATGGGCCGCGCTCTCGCGCGCGATCCGGTGATGTTCCTGTTCGACGAACCGCTGTCGAACCTCGACGCGAAGCTGCGTATCGAGATGCGTTCGGAAATCAAGCTGCTGCATCAGCGCCTCGGCACCACGATCGTCTACGTGACGCACGACCAGATCGAGGCGATGACGCTCGGCGACCGCATCGCGGTGATGAAGGACGGCATCGTCCAGCAGTTCGGCGCACCGCAGGACATCTACGACTCGCCGTCGAACCTGTTCGTCGCGGGTTTCATCGGTGCGCCGCCGATGAATTTCATCGAAGGCAAGCTGGTCGAGCAGGGCTCGGGCGTCGGCATCGAACTCGATACGGGCGTTGCGCGCAAGGCGCTGGTGCTGCCGTTCGATTCGGCGAAGGTGCGCTCGCACGTGGGCAACAACGTGATCCTCGGCCTGCGCCCGGAGCGCATCACCGACGCACGCGGCGCGCATGGCGACGACTCGAAGCTGCAGCCGGTCGAAGTGAAGGTCGACGTGATCGAGCCGACGGGTCCGGACACGCTGGTGTTCGCGCAGGTCAACGGCAAGCGTATCGTGAGCCGCGTACACCCGGCGTCGAACCCGCAACCGGACATGAACGCGACGCTGCTGTTCGATGCGTCGAAGGCGGTGCTGTTCGATCCGGCGAATGAAGAGCGGATTGCCTAA